The sequence below is a genomic window from Colletotrichum destructivum chromosome 4, complete sequence.
CATCAACCCCACTGCCGAGAAGACCCAGGCCCTCTTCCAGTCCATGGCCATCCAGCAGAAGGGCAAAGGCGCTGGAGGTGCCATCACCGGAGGTACTCCTCCCGCTGCTCCCCCGGCTGCTCCTCCGGCCGCTCCTCCGGCCGCTCCCCCTGCTGAGGCTCCTCCCTCTGCGCCCCCTGCCGAGGCCCCTCCGGCCGCGAACCCTGCCGCTCCTCCCGCTTCTCCCGGCGCCGGTGATATCCAGAAAGGCACTGGTCAGATGAACGGCAACGGTGCCTGCGTGTGTGCCGTTACCTGCAGCGTTGGCTCGTTCCCCGCAATGGGAGCACAGGGCGTCGGATCTTTCGGCGGCATGGCAGGCTCACTCCCAATGAACATGATGGAAGCATaaaggaaggagagagaaaaacgCGACCCGTATGAGGACACACCTCCTGGCCTCCGCCGCTGCACTCTTCTCCAATAGCCCCCATTTCTTTCATACGCATCCGGGAGAAACTTCTGTTTTTTACCCACTCCGCTGGGAACGATACCACATATCCGGAGTTGTTGTCACGTTACACACCATTAGGGACTCTCACGacccttttctctttttttattttttccATCTTGTAGATTTCTCTTTGTTTCCTCATTGGGGATGAGAAGGCCACGAcgaaaaggaaagaaggagggaaagaagTTACATTCACGTTTCATCCTGGCCTGGACGGCCTGGTGGCGGATAATAACggctcttttcttcttccctcgTCTCGGGCTCGGGTCGAGCTCGCTCACTTCACCTCCTGGAGTGGAAGTGGGTGACGACGAAAGGAATATACGGGAGGGAGTGAGGGTTTAGTGGATAATTACAAAGAGTATGAACTGGTTCGTATTTTCCTGGATGGAAAAACTACCGTCCATTTTTGCTTTTCGCAACCAAATTAATAGGAACCAATCAATGGATGATGAAATAACCACACTTTGTGCTCATGCGCCTATGATAGTCATGACGGACTTGATGGTGACTTTTCGAGTGAACAGAAAACCTTGACCGGAGGAGACGGACAGGAATAGGACATGCAAAGcgtccccccttctttctgGAGAGCATTGGGGTTTCTGTTGCGGTTTCCCCTTGGGCGAACCCGGTTTGATCGACCGGACAGTGTGTCCCGGCGAGTGCTCGGATCAcagagggaaaaaaaaggaaagggggggaggcagCCGGGTTCTAGGTGCCGGTCATGCAGCCCTCGCCCCAATCCATCCGCATATCCGTACTCAGCCAAGGAAGGGGATGTCACGCTCAACCCACCGAGTTAACGAGCGATTGTCGGCCGGGAGTCACGGGCCACGCAGATGACGCGGGCCTCGGGTTCGGGTGTGAAGAGAGCATGTAGGCAGAAGGGCAAAGTGGGTGAGCCGGAGCCGAGTCGCCACCGAGGCAAGCCATCTCCTTTCCATCATTCGTCTCAAACGTTTCTCCATCATGTTttgctggggggggggggggggggggggaggaagggaaaaaaaagtgAGAGTGAATATTGAAAAAAGTGTGTATTGTTTTTCTTCCTGTCAGAATTTCTTGTCCGGTGGTAAGTTCACGGCCAACCTAACCGCCCCCCGACGCCGCATGCGCCTTTGTCTTTCCGTACCGCTAATTAAATGAAAAAGAGCGCACTCTCTCTGATGAATGTTTCGttttgccgtcgtcgttctgTATAGATATTCTTTTCTCGCGCGCACATAGAAAAGGGGGtaaagggggaggggacaaTGCTGCTGCCCGCCCGTGGTCATCTGAGCCTCGACGTCCGTACATGCGCTTACTCATCTCacccatctccctccctGCGGAGGTGGCCAGAGGCGGCGTGATGAAACAGGAGCCGGACGGAAGGGGCAGCGTGGATCAACGTCCCGGAGCAACGGAAAGAATCCGCCGCCGCACGGCGACCGGAAACCGGAGGGGCGGGGAGATCAAAAGGTACGATACGTCGGGAATGATAGACTACCACCGGCCCCTTCCAGTactctcctcctcctcctcctcctcctctacAACGCTGCTttacttcttcttggagcCTCCCGCTCCCTCTGCATTCTTCCTGGCCTCGGCTGTGCGCATATCGTCAGCATTCCACGCTCTCACGATCGGTGTTCCCTCTCATCACGTCCTCCCATCGAACATCCTCGCTCCCTGGCCAACGGTATTGTCTCAAGAGTACGGCGCTGCCGCGACGCCGCGACGCCCTGGGTAAGGGGAAGAACGCGGTGGCCCCGGGAAACTTGGACGAACGGTAAAGAAGAAGCGAGTAAAGAACAGAGGAGGGAATAGGGGCGTTTGTAGACTCACCGGCAGCCTGCTTCTGCCGcatgatctcggcggcggtctccTTGGCGCGCTGCATCTCGGTGCCGCTCATCGAGTTTCCCTTCTTCTGCACCGGGCGTCAGCGTTCGTTTCCTCACTGTGATCGAAACCTCCCTCGACAATCTCGGGTCATCTGCACCGAAGGATGCGCTTTCAATAATAGCAGacccccccgccgccgcctccaccgcccgTTTTGGTCCTCCTcaacgagagagagagggagagagactCGGAGATCTCAACAACCATCTCGCGGCAACGGCGCAAATACGCGCCGCAGACGTGGGCGGAGTTCCCGAGTCGAGGGGCGGCGGTAGCGGGGACACATATACGGGAAACGTGTCGTAAGCCGAGTTGAGACGACCCCCcattcccccctccctccttttcAACTCTTATAAGGAAACGAAAAAGATCTCACCTGAGCAGCAGCCTTCTTCTGAGCCGCCTCACGGGCCTTGTCACGCTGGTTGCCGCGGGTCATTTTGTGTGATGCTTTGCTTTAAGGCGGGTTTTGATCCGGTGTTTTCtggttttctttccttttcttcacTTCTCGTCTGtttttttctccccttctctctccctctctcactTTCACTATGTCTTCAAATACGACTtttaaaataaaataaaaagaaaTCGAGGTGCGAGCTCGGGAGAAGATCGCGAAAAGGGACTCCTTCGATCGCAGGCGTGTAATGTCGCAGTTGGCGGTGGGTTTCGTGATTCCTGCAGGATAAAGtggaagaaaggaagaaaggagAGGAAAAAACGGTTGGCTGGACTCGACGGCTttaaaaaaaataaaaattGCGGTCTGGGCCTGGGTTTTTTCCCTCATTTGCCCGCGCGAGCGCGCCCAGCGACGTCTGCCCAAGCAATGAGGCTGTGCTCACCCCAACCGTTAGTTGCCTAGGTGGTCTGCTGGGGGGaccacccgccgccgcagtgTTCTGgaacctcctccccgtcccgcGGGAGAACCGCTGGCCAACGAATCACGTCTCGCCCTGCACACTCTCGGTTGCTTCACATGCCTCGTCTCACCAAACGACTGTGCTGAGTGCTCTGTGTTACTGGCCCTATGTTactgcccccccccttcaaaCGGCTGTCGCTGCGTCTATCTGGAAGCGCCAAATTTAGCAACACGATCGCATTCTTCTCGTCACACACATGTCACACATCGCAGCTGCATCGGGAATCCCACGCAACCTTGTTTTCTCAAGATCTTTGTCTTGAATTGTCTGCCTAGTTACATGCGCGGTCGGAGAGTGCAATAGCCAGTCTGCTGATGAGCACTCGCCAATCCAGCCAGATCTTATCCCATCACATCCAAACCCCTCCGCCGGCCGAAAAAGCAAAAAAGTAACGCCAAGTCTCGTTCCCTAGAGTTCTCTTACACACACAAGAAAGCTTTCCCCAATCTGCAGAAGGCCAATCGAATCTGTCCCAGAAACCCCAAAATGATGAACCTCCAATCTTGTCTGTAATTTCTCCCAGTCGAAAAGTCATGGGAGTTGGTTGGTCATGCcaggcggccatggcgagaTCAGCAAACGACGCCAAACCGCATGCGAGAAATGAGAatgaaaaaaagaaaagagaaaccGCCCCTGGTGCCGTCACGTCCCAATGCTGGCCCTTATGCAATGCATGTGTAATCAGGCATCTCCAGTGATATATCTTGTCGGACCGCTTCTCTAATGACAGAATTTCATAAGTAGAGAACCGTCGCAACGCTGGGGATGGCAACCCGAGAGGGCCCACCCGATACACCGGAACGGCAATACCTCGTAAAGGAAGAAACCAATCTCTTCCCGATATCGTCGCGCGTCTCATGATCAGCGTCGTAAGTGGCATATCGTCGAAGCCATGAAGCCCATGTTGTCGTCGTGAGCTCGATCCAATCATGAACCGAGAATACAAGGAAACATCCCCTTACTGGAGAACGAGCGTCGAAGACTGAAGATGAAGTAGAAAAACCGCGGTAAAGGACAAATGAAAAGCaaaggaggaaaaaaaaaaggaaaaacGTTCGTCTATGTCGATGTGTCGCATCGAATCAAGTACAAGCCCATTGAAGGCTCCGCCCGATCTGGTGACGGCTGCCGAGAAGCAGAATGCGATTCTTGTGTTTGCGCTGTAAATGCCGAAAGGAGGGGGCACTCAGTACGCTGCCCAAACCCATAGTGTACAC
It includes:
- a CDS encoding Putative small EDRK-rich factor-like protein → MTRGNQRDKAREAAQKKAAAQKKGNSMSGTEMQRAKETAAEIMRQKQAAGDRGQEECRGSGRLQEEVKQRCRGGGGGGGEYWKGPVVVYHSRRIVPFDLPAPPVSGRRAAADSFRCSGTLIHAAPSVRLLFHHAASGHLRREGDG